A genome region from Triticum aestivum cultivar Chinese Spring chromosome 2B, IWGSC CS RefSeq v2.1, whole genome shotgun sequence includes the following:
- the LOC123046829 gene encoding U-box domain-containing protein 19-like, with product MPPHDRKAAPGRRMLALPTVCPCEAIAPGTLLASLVALVAEVARHDAAALPVLRRGAGEALRITRVLLAFLEEVREAAAPLPDASVLGLSELHVAMQKLRFLLADCSRRGARLWVLMNADLVASELRFVLCSVATAMDVLPADVVGASVEAGELARLLSQQAWRAPVWPDEDDGRAIRSVRSMLALFRGSATPHAEDAMMVLGRVGITSWCDCAEEATFLEAELLDRLEDGRENDNDLVLISGLMAFLVYCRVVLFDSVDAKKADAAAPGSRPAASCAAWTSQEALQCPISLELMTDPVTVTTGQTYDRTSIKRWVKGGCRTCPVTGEKLRSAQFVPNVAVRGIVEQLLLANGTPLHEQQSSKHRCAVDKTASAFGPAAAGGVRLAVAFLIARLSRGTPEEQKKAAFEVRKLAKRNVYHRACLVEADAVPWLLHLLSSADASVQDNAIASLLNLSKHAAGRRALVEAGGLGLVVDAVNVAAKVEARQNAAAIMFYLSPNSEYCQEIGRIPEAIPTLVRLMRDGTYRGRKNALVSLHGVLHGASSIGKAVTAGAVGVLATLLSGDREDLANDSVALLARIGEQPAGATAILASSELFTSLVDFLGASASRSGKDHCVALLASLCMHGGDKVVALMGKMTALMPALYALIADGSPLANKKARWLINEIHRVYEQRQPPPVVPPAGDRVIRV from the coding sequence ATGCCGCCGCACGACCGTAAGGCGGCGCCGGGCCGCCGGATGCTGGCGCTGCCCACGGTGTGCCCGTGCGAGGCCATCGCCCCCGGGACGCTGCTGGCGTCGCTCGTCGCCCTCGTGGCCGAGGTCGCCCGCCACGACGCCGCCGCGCTCCCCGTGCTCCGTCGAGGGGCCGGCGAGGCCCTGCGCATCACCCGCGTCCTCCTCGCGTTCCTCGAGGAGGTCCGCGAGGCGGCGGCGCCCCTGCCGGACGCGTCGGTGCTCGGCCTGTCCGAGCTCCACGTCGCGATGCAGAAGCTCCGGTTCCTGCTCGCGGACTGCTCCAGGAGAGGGGCGAGGCTGTGGGTGCTGATGAACGCCGACCTCGTCGCCTCCGAGCTCCGGTTCGTCCTCTGCTCCGTGGCCACGGCCATGGACGTCCTGCCGGCGGACGTGGTCGGGGCGTCCGTCGAGGCCGGAGAGCTCGCGAGGCTTCTGTCCCAGCAGGCGTGGCGCGCGCCGGTGTGGCCGGACGAGGACGACGGGCGCGCGATCCGGAGCGTGCGCTCCATGCTCGCGCTGTTCAGGGGCAGCGCCACGCCGCACGCGGAGGACGCGATGATGGTGCTCGGCCGCGTCGGCATCACCAGCTGGTGCGACTGCGCCGAGGAGGCCACTTTCCTCGAGGCCGAGCTGTTGGACCGCCTGGAGGACGGCCGCGAGAACGACAACGACCTCGTGCTCATCAGCGGCCTCATGGCGTTCCTCGTGTACTGTCGCGTCGTCTTGTTTGACAGCGTTGATGCCAAGAAAGCTGACGCGGCAGCGCCCGGGTCGAGGCCGGCAGCGAGCTGCGCGGCGTGGACCAGCCAGGAGGCGCTGCAATGCCCGATCAGTCTGGAGCTGATGACCGACCCGGTGACCGTGACCACCGGCCAAACTTACGACCGGACGTCCATCAAACGGTGGGTCAAGGGCGGGTGCCGGACGTGCCCTGTTACCGGCGAGAAGCTCCGCAGCGCCCAGTTCGTGCCGAACGTAGCCGTGCGCGGCATTGTCGAGCAGCTGCTCCTCGCCAACGGGACACCGCTCCACGAGCAGCAAAGCAGCAAGCACCGGTGTGCGGTCGATAAGACCGCCTCGGCGTTCGGCCCGGCCGCGGCCGGCGGCGTGCGTCTCGCCGTGGCCTTCCTTATTGCCAGGCTCTCCAGGGGCACGCCCGAGGAGCAGAAGAAAGCGGCCTTCGAGGTGCGGAAGCTGGCGAAGCGCAACGTGTACCACCGCGCGTGCCTCGTGGAGGCCGACGCCGTGCCGTGGCTCCTCCACCTCCTCTCCTCGGCGGACGCGTCCGTCCAGGACAACGCCATCGCCAGCCTGCTCAACCTCTCGAAGCACGCGGCCGGGCGGAGAGCGCTCGTGGAGGCGGGCGGGCTCGGGCTCGTCGTCGACGCCGTCAACGTGGCGGCCAAGGTGGAGGCGCGGCAGAACGCAGCGGCCATCATGTTCTACCTCTCGCCGAACAGCGAGTACTGCCAGGAGATCGGCCGCATCCCGGAGGCCATCCCGACGCTGGTGCGCCTCATGAGGGACGGCACTTACCGCGGCCGCAAGAACGCGCTGGTGAGcctccacggggtgctccacggCGCGAGCAGCATCGGGAAGGCGGTGACCGCCGGCGCTGTGGGCGTGCTCGCCACCCTCCTGTCCGGCGACCGCGAGGACCTGGCGAACGACTCCGTCGCCCTGCTAGCGAGGATCGGCGAGCAGCCGGCCGGCGCGACGGCCATCCTGGCCAGCTCGGAGCTTTTCACAAGCCTCGTCGACTTCCTCGGCGCGTCGGCGTCTCGGTCGGGGAAGGACCACTGCGTGGCGCTGCTGGCCTCGCTGTGCATGCACGGAGGAGACAAGGTCGTCGCcctgatgggcaagatgactgCGCTTATGCCCGCGCTGTACGCGCTCATCGCCGACGGCAGCCCTCTGGCGAACAAGAAGGCGAGGTGGCTCATTAACGAGATCCACCGGGTCTACGAGCAGCGCCAGCCGCCGCCGGTCGTGCCGCCGGCGGGTGACCGTGTCATTCGAGTATAG